From one Mya arenaria isolate MELC-2E11 chromosome 4, ASM2691426v1 genomic stretch:
- the LOC128232863 gene encoding uncharacterized protein LOC128232863, whose translation MKRVGDGIPPITGRKRMAMEEQSHISNPNAGAAIFFCNYGTDDNTCSNNFKFRENCAKDLDNVQSVFIKSLRFDWLNEDKLNRNLFINDWDHTKNTASGKRENCGKCLKCLIINKDFSNYKYLVLAISSHGLSRKGEQYVHFLSSTEPTMLSLSEVLATLSDTQCPTLKGKPRIVIVQACRTDSEFPTFAEDRGVVFYTEQHKGEKCAIGDVFQRFEHLTIRPVDESNAGLMEDAATPTTRQGNAEPITVLVPADETDETKMKVPKNFLVIYPTAPYRNSKRNENEGSWFEFHLKEVVDEYKHPTELDFLQILTETSRRVSKRETVVYKRNSTGDIQYETDTGCPLRDEHKSGMKNVVWVEHRLTQPLVFRTASGN comes from the exons ATGAAAAGGGTTGGCGACGGGATTCCTCCCATTACAG GTAGAAAAAGAATGGCAATGGAAGAACAAAGCCATATATCAAATCCAAATGCCGGGGCTGCAATCTTCTTTTGCAATTATGGCACCGATGATAATACATGTAGCAATAACTTTAAGTTCCGGGAAAACTGTGCAAAAGACCTGGATAATGTGCAGTCTGTGTTTATCAAAAGTCTGAGATTTGATTGGTTGAACGAAGACAAACTTAACCGTAACTTGTTCATAAACGATTGGGATCATACAAAGAATACTGCAAGTGGGAAAAGGGAGAACTgcgggaaatgtttgaaatgcctTATTATCAATAAAGACTTTTCAAATTATAAGTACTTGGTATTAGCCATAAGCTCCCACGGATTGTCCAGAAAAGGTGAACAGTATGTGCATTTTCTTAGCTCAACGGAACCCACGATGTTGTCGTTGTCCGAGGTTCTAGCAACTCTTAGTGACACACAGTGTCCTACCTTGAAAGGGAAACCACGTATCGTCATCGTTCAGGCATGCAGAACGGACAGCGAATTCCCGACTT TTGCCGAAGATCGAGGTGTCGTTTTTTATACAGAACAACATAAGGGGGAAAAATGTGCTATCGGAGATGTATTTCAACGATTCGAAC ATTTAACAATTCGACCTGTTGATGAGAGCAATGCTGGCCTAATGGAAGACGCTGCAACTCCCACAACACGGCAAGGCAATGCTGAGCCAATAACCGTATTAGTTCCAGCCGACGAAACAGATGAGACAAAAATGAAGGTTCCCAAGAACTTTCTCGTTATCTACCCGACGGCACCTTATCGCAATTCCAAAAGAAACGAAAATGAAGGGTCATGGTTTGAATTTCACCTAAAGGAAGTTGTTGATGAATATAAACATCCCACAGAGCTCGATTTCTTGCAAATTCTTACCGAAACCAGTCGAAGAGTATCGAAGcgtgaaactgttgtttataaaagaaaCTCAACGGGGGATATCCAATATGAAACAGATACTGGGTGTCCATTGAGGGATGAGCACAAATCCGGAATGAAAAACGTCGTGTGGGTTGAGCATAGACTCACTCAGCCTTTGGTCTTTAGAACAGCCAGCGGGAACTAG
- the LOC128232983 gene encoding uncharacterized protein LOC128232983, which produces MKRVGRNPPFTGHKRMAMDIQSDISNPNVGAAIIFGNYGTPDNSNTFQFRKGGEKDLDNVQSVFIKSLGFDWLNKDNSHNLFINQWDHTKIRASGQIGNCRKCLKCLIKNTDFKRYKYFVLAISSHGFSEKGEQFVQFLSSTDYALLSLSEVLEAISDKQCPTLAGKPRIVIVQACRTDSEFPDLAEDHGVVFNLYTEQGHEEFPVNALLKEFGHLTIDESNAGLMDTDEVSEDAAPPTARQGNVGSIKVLVQADEKDETKLKIPNNFLVIYPTAPYRYSKRNETEGSWFEFYLKEVVDEYEGHSTELDFFQVLTETNQRVSNRETVVYKRNSAGKIQYDPGTESPSRDEDKSGKKNVVWIEHRITQPLVFRLASGN; this is translated from the exons ATGAAAAGGGTTGGCAGGAATCCTCCCTTTACAG GTCACAAAAGAATGGCAATGGACATACAAAGCGATATTTCAAATCCGAATGTCGGAGCTGCGATTATCTTTGGCAATTATGGCACACCTGATAATAGCAATACTTTTCAGTTCCGAAAGGGCGGTGAAAAAGACCTGGATAATGTGCAGTCTGTGTTTATCAAAAGTCTGGGATTTGATTGGTTGAACAAAGACAATAGCCATAACTTGTTCATAAACCAATGGGATCATACAAAGATTAGAGCAAGTGGGCAAATTGGAAATTGCAGGAAGTGTTTGAAATGTCTTATTAAAAATACAGACTTTAAAAGGTATAAGTATTTTGTATTAGCCATAAGTTCACACGGATTTTCCGAAAAAGGTGAACAGTTTGTGCAGTTTCTTAGCTCAACGGACTACGCGCTGTTGTCATTGTCCGAGGTTCTAGAAGCTATTAGTGACAAACAGTGTCCTACATTGGCAGGCAAACCACGGATCGTTATCGTTCAGGCATGCAGAACAGACAGCGAATTTCCGGATT TGGCCGAAGATCATGGCGtcgttttcaatttatatacaGAACAAGGCCATGAGGAGTTCCCTGTTAACGCATTACTTAAGGAATTTGGAC ATTTAACAATTGATGAGAGCAATGCTGGTCTTATGGATACTGATGAGGTTTCGGAAGACGCTGCACCTCCCACAGCACGGCAGGGCAATGTTGGGAGTATAAAGGTGTTAGTTCAAGCCGACGAAAAAGATGAAACAAAATTGAAGATTCCCAATAACTTTCTGGTTATCTACCCGACAGCACCTTACCGCTATTCCAAAAGAAACGAAACTGAAGGGTCATGGTTTGAATTTTACCTAAAGGAAGTTGTGGATGAATATGAAGGACATTCCACAGAGCTCGATTTCTTTCAAGTTTTAACTGAAACAAATCAACGAGTATCAAATCGCGAAACTGTTGTTTATAAGAGAAACTCAGCGGGTAAGATCCAGTACGATCCAGGTACTGAGAGTCCATCGAGGGATGAGGACAAATCCGGAAAGAAAAATGTCGTGTGGATTGAACATAGAATCACTCAGCCTTTGGTCTTTAGATTGGCTAGCGGGAACTAG
- the LOC128230838 gene encoding uncharacterized protein LOC128230838 has translation MASGPTKVLTRDSTGGVVLMVNVGGSSKSFRHRKGAEKDFDKLHEVMVETLGLTLINTEVNRDLCIADWDHSYDEREEKPGHPPENCRCIRCTIASFDFSESKCFVFAIGSHGYLKNGRLMVQFLDKTKRVDVSVNEMIDALSDKNCPSLKDIPRVVVVQACRGDKEDDGIEVIQSETTDHASGSADTSNLDVVQEPMDTSEEGLQGTEGGAEISSVEANLNLPENFLVVFTTTPGRVSKTNMADGSWFEDALFDEVKKHDFNEEPSLNFLHLLTRVFDTVSRRESNSSNPAWNAKKNVPCLQHTLLAPLIFTKPESFLSDVPYPRNFEVTFGVLITLYIYVFKGSVASTDMASGPTKVLSSDSTGGAVLMVNVGGSSKSFGYREGAEKDIVCLKAVFVETLCFTVINGEMKRDLYIAQWDHRLNDEGGEKSEIPLKDCSCILCTIASYEFTGSKCFVLAIGSHGYLENGQLMVKFLDDTGQDSVSVNAMIDALSDEHCPNLKGIPRVVIIQACRGVQEDDGLEVMQSETTDHASGSDTSNVDPMREPMDTSEQALQGAEGRAAIPEVEVNLKLPKNFLVVYTTTPGRVSKTNTVDGSWFENALCGEVKKHDFNKEPRLNFLHLLTRVFGSVSEREAKSTDPALKAKKNVPCLKHTLLAPLVFTKP, from the exons ATGGCTAGCGGTCCAACAAAAGTTCTGACCCGCGATTCCACTGGCGGGGTCGTACTTATGGTCAACGTTGGTGGATCAAGCAAGTCCTTCAGGCACAGAAAAGGAGCGGAGAAAGATTTTGATAAACTCCATGAAGTGATGGTGGAAACACTGGGCCTCACTTTGATAAACACAGAAGTGAATCGCGATTTGTGTATCGCTGACTGGGACCATTCATATGACGAAAGGGAGGAAAAGCCAGGACATCCTCCTGAGAATTGTAGATGTATACGATGTACGATCGCAAGCTTTGACTTTTCTGAATCGAAGTGCTTTGTGTTTGCAATCGGTTCACACGGCTACCTTAAAAACGGACGGCTGATGGTGCAGTTCcttgataaaacaaaaaggGTGGATGTATCCGTTAATGAGATGATAGACGCCCTCAGTGACAAAAACTGCCCAAGCCTTAAAGATATTCCCCGGGTTGTGGTCGTACAAGCGTGCAGGG GTGACAAGGAGGATGATGGAATAGAAGTGATACAGAGTGAAACAACCGATCATGCATCGGGATCAG CAGACACAAGCAACCTCGATGTTGTGCAAGAGCCGATGGACACTTCCGAAGAGGGGCTTCAGGGAACTGAAGGAGGGGCCGAAATATCGTCGGTTGAGGCTAACTTGAACCTCCCGGAGAACTTTCTCGTCGTCTTCACCACCACCCCGGGTCGAGTGTCTAAAACAAATATGGCCGACGGGTCATGGTTTGAGGATGCCTTATTCGATGAGGTCAAAAAACATGATTTCAACGAAGAGCCGAGTCTGAACTTTCTTCACTTGCTCACAAGAGTATTTGACACCGTGTCTAGGCGCGAATCGAACTCCTCTAACCCGGCTTGGAATGCGAAAAAGAACGTCCCCTGTCTCCAACATACACTACTGGCGCCTCTTATTTTTACAAAGCCAGAGAGCTTCCTCTCCGACGTGCCATACCcga GAAACTTTGAGGTAACCTTTGGTGTattaataactttatacatttatgttttcaagGGATCTGTTGCGTCCACCGACATGGCTAGCGGTCCTACAAAAGTTCTCAGCAGCGATTCTACAGGCGGGGCTGTACTTATGGTCAACGTTGGTGGATCAAGCAAATCATTCGGGTACAGAGAAGGAGCGGAGAAGGACATTGTCTGTCTCAAAGCTGTGTTTGTTGAAACACTGTGCTTCACTGTAATAAATGGGGAAATGAAACGCGATTTGTATATCGCTCAGTGGGACCATCGTTTAAACGACGAAGGGGGTGAAAAGTCAGAAATTCCTCTAAAGGATTGTAGTTGTATACTATGTACGATCGCCAGCTATGAATTTACTGGATCAAAGTGCTTTGTGTTGGCAATCGGTTCACATGGTTACCTGGAAAATGGACAGCTGATGGTGAAGTTTCTGGATGACACTGGACAGGATAGTGTATCTGTGAATGCGATGATAGACGCCCTCAGTGACGAACACTGCCCAAACCTCAAGGGTATCCCCAGGGTTGTGATTATACAGGCGTGCAGGG GTGTCCAGGAGGATGATGGATTGGAAGTCATGCAGAGTGAAACAACCGATCATGCATCGGGATCGG ACACGAGCAACGTGGATCCTATGCGAGAGCCAATGGACACTTCCGAACAGGCGCTTCAGGGAGCTGAAGGAAGGGCCGCAATACCGGAAGTTGAGGTTAACTTGAAACTTCCGAAGAACTTTCTCGTCGTCTACACCACCACACCGGGTCGAGtgtcaaaaacaaacacagtcGATGGGTCATGGTTTGAAAATGCCTTATGTGGTGAGGTAAAAAAACACGATTTCAACAAAGAGCCGAGACTGAACTTTCTTCACTTGCTTA
- the LOC128231438 gene encoding uncharacterized protein LOC128231438, whose translation MNEIAQTKHFVRVLTDGLSIHRQCALDAATELRNTKILAIGIGLEVSHDELLGMASPGDDLASEYMFSVHNLNALYTVIQQLVALTCDECLWNTSSDVTVLPDMRSGISDLTFSQAVDALAYVLTETLDKSYNVTVRLAIVSYDDERVQIHRYLTDTATTDTLVRYIQTLTATRACAVGSSGSCGTFNMNTLDKAEG comes from the exons atgaatgaaattgcTCAG ACGAAACATTTCGTACGGGTCTTAACCGACGGCTTGTCCATACATCGTCAGTGCGCTCTGGATGCCGCGACAGAACTCAGGAATACAAAGATTCTGGCAATAG GTATCGGCTTGGAGGTTTCACACGATGAGCTGCTGGGCATGGCCTCCCCGGGGGACGATCTGGCTTCCGAATACATGTTTTCCGTGCACAACTTAAACGCCCTCTATACAGTCATACAGCAACTGGTTGCCCTCACATGCGACG AGTGTTTGTGGAACACGTCAAGTGATGTTACAGTTCTACCTGATATGAGGTCAGGAATCAGTGACCTAACCTTTAGTCAAGCAGTAGATGCACTGGCGTACGTATTGACAGAAACGCTAGATAAAAGCTACAACGTCACGGTCCGTCTCGCTATAGTTTCGTATGATGATGAAAGGGTACAAATCCACCGTTATCTGACAGACACGGCGACCACTGACACCTTGGTCCGCTATATACAGACGTTAACAGCGACTCGTGCATGTGCCGTAGGAAGTAGTGGATCTTGTGGTACTTTTAACATGAACACACTAGATAAAGCAGAGGGTTAA